In the genome of Treponema pedis, one region contains:
- a CDS encoding SPFH domain-containing protein, translated as MPSLNFIVSTVIVSLIALVFIIALFKSIRIVPHKMTLIVERLGKYHATLDAGFHILFPFIDKVRYRQTLKEQAIDVPAQDCFTKDNVQVRIDGILYLQVFDSIKASYGIRDYRYATILLAQTTMRSVVGQLDLDDTFEAREQINAQVVKAVDEASDPWGVKVTRYEIQNIRVSESIMEAMENQMKAEREKRAEIARSVGEMETVINLSRAAYEEAVNISAGEKERMINEAEGQAKEIVAVAEATAEGIKKIAASTQLQGGMEAAKLTVSQEWINALSSIEENAKIIMSADLTDIKKMTIEAAEEIIK; from the coding sequence ATGCCTAGTCTTAATTTTATAGTTTCAACTGTTATAGTATCACTTATTGCATTGGTTTTTATTATAGCTCTTTTTAAGAGTATAAGAATCGTTCCTCATAAAATGACTTTAATTGTAGAAAGACTCGGAAAATATCATGCGACTCTTGATGCGGGATTTCATATTTTGTTTCCGTTTATAGATAAGGTGCGTTATAGACAAACTTTAAAAGAACAGGCTATAGATGTTCCCGCTCAGGATTGCTTTACAAAGGATAATGTTCAAGTTAGGATAGACGGAATTCTTTATTTGCAAGTTTTCGATTCCATTAAAGCAAGTTACGGAATTAGGGATTATAGGTATGCGACAATTCTTTTAGCTCAGACTACAATGCGCTCTGTTGTAGGACAGCTTGATTTGGACGATACCTTTGAAGCCAGAGAGCAAATAAATGCTCAAGTTGTAAAAGCCGTAGATGAGGCTTCCGACCCTTGGGGAGTAAAGGTTACCCGTTACGAAATTCAAAATATACGGGTTTCCGAATCAATTATGGAAGCAATGGAAAATCAGATGAAGGCGGAGCGGGAAAAACGTGCCGAAATTGCACGCTCCGTAGGAGAAATGGAAACCGTGATTAATCTTTCGCGGGCGGCTTACGAAGAAGCCGTAAATATCAGCGCCGGCGAAAAAGAGCGTATGATAAACGAGGCGGAAGGTCAAGCAAAAGAAATTGTTGCCGTTGCCGAAGCGACCGCCGAAGGTATTAAAAAAATTGCCGCATCGACGCAGCTGCAAGGCGGAATGGAAGCCGCAAAACTTACGGTTTCCCAAGAATGGATAAATGCGTTAAGTTCAATTGAGGAAAATGCAAAAATAATTATGTCTGCCGATTTAACCGATATTAAAAAAATGACGATAGAAGCCGCCGAAGAAATTATTAAATAA